A window of Limosilactobacillus sp. WILCCON 0051 genomic DNA:
CGATATGGCCAACCATTTCCTGCAGCCCAGGGACATAGCCGCCAGGGAAGATGTACTTGTTGATCCAGCCGTTGTAGGCCCCGCCTTGCTGCCGCGTGATGCCATGAATCAGTGCCACGCCGTCGTTGGTCAGGTAGCGGGCAACGTCTTTAAAGTACAGGCCCAGATTCTCCTTGCCGACGTGTTCGAACATCCCCACGGAAACGATGTAGTCCCATTGTCGATCGCCCAGTTCACGATAGTCCATCAACAAGACCTCGGCCACGTCCTGCAGGTGTTCTTTTTCAATCGTGTTCTGCACCAACCGATACTGTTCCTTGCTCAATGTAACGCCGGTAACTTTCAGCCCGTATTCGCGAGCAGCCGTCAGCATCAGGGTGCCCCAGCCACAGCCGATGTCAAGCAGCGTCTTGCCTGGTTGCGGGTGGAGCTTGTTGATGATGTGGTGCACCTTAGCCATTTGAGCAGCCTTCAGATCATCGTGGTTGCCATTGGTAAAGTAGGCACATGAATAGGTCAGCGTGTCATCCAGCCACAGCTTGTAAAAATCGTTGCCGACGTCATAATGGCTCTGGACGTCACTGGCACTTTCCTTTTCGCCATGCCCCTGTTTAGGCAGCACATGGCGGAACTTGCTGCTGCGCATAAAGCTGTCTTTGCTTTCGTAGGCCGATTCAATGACTTTTTGAATGCTGCCGTCAATTTCGATTTTCTTATCCATGAAGGCCTCGCCTAAAGCGATTGAAGCGTTTTTGGTCAGGTCGCGCACTGGGATCTTCTCGTTGAACCGGATCGTTGCTTGCGGCTCGCCATTGCCGTAAACGACTGAGGAACCATCCCAGAAAACAATTTTGACAGGGATGGTAAATGAGCGACTCAGCAGGACTTTATAAAACGTCTTTTCCAACATGAAATTTTCCTTCTTTCCAATCCATATGCACGTTATTATACACCCCACAGTAAAATTAGGCGGAATTTGAATCATAACATGCTATACTTAGGCTAAATTGTCTAAAAATAGGAGGGATTAGATGGTCAATGCATGGCATCGATTCATCGACAACGTACCATTGCGGCGCTTTGCCGTTTTGGCACTGCTGATCTGGGTGCTCTACTTGATGCGGGGCATGCTAAGTACGATTCTGCTGACGTTTATCTTTACATACATTGTCGTGCACTGGGTTCGCTTCGTTCAGCGCTGGATTCCCAGACTGCCCTCGCTGCTGGTAGTCCTGGCAACCTATGTCGTTTTGATTGCGGCTGTTTATTTTGCGGTAACCAAATACTTGCCGCTGCTGATCAATGAAATCATCAAGATGGTCAATTCGGTCTTGAAATTTTATCAGTCGCAGGATGGCTATTGGCTGATCAAGCAGCTTAATCACTATATTAGTGCCAGTACCGTAACTGCGCAGGTCAAGCATGGGATTAATCTGGCCTTTTCAACTTTAACCAGTCTGACGAAGATGG
This region includes:
- a CDS encoding cyclopropane-fatty-acyl-phospholipid synthase family protein; the protein is MLEKTFYKVLLSRSFTIPVKIVFWDGSSVVYGNGEPQATIRFNEKIPVRDLTKNASIALGEAFMDKKIEIDGSIQKVIESAYESKDSFMRSSKFRHVLPKQGHGEKESASDVQSHYDVGNDFYKLWLDDTLTYSCAYFTNGNHDDLKAAQMAKVHHIINKLHPQPGKTLLDIGCGWGTLMLTAAREYGLKVTGVTLSKEQYRLVQNTIEKEHLQDVAEVLLMDYRELGDRQWDYIVSVGMFEHVGKENLGLYFKDVARYLTNDGVALIHGITRQQGGAYNGWINKYIFPGGYVPGLQEMVGHIVENNLQIADIEMLRRHYQRTLEIWDMNFNAHRAHIQDMMGERFTRMWDLYLQACAASFESGNIDVMQFLITKGASGKNLPMTRDYMSNKH